Part of the Candidatus Chlorohelix allophototropha genome, GCTGCTGGACCACTTCCGATAATAATCACTCGATTCTTTTCCGAGGACATTTTCAATTTACTCCTTTTGAATAAGGCAGGTAAGTAGTATTCTTCGATTAACCGTTACCTGCCCACATATATAAATAAGTCTTTTTGCTATTCGCCGTAATCTATCTCACTGTTATCCCCAACGTTTAGATGGTGGAAAGTACCCGCCACACTTGCGTTGCTGCCTATTACCGAGTTGCTTAGCGTAGAGGCTTTTACCACCGCCTTTTCGTTGATAATGCAATCTCGCAAAATAGAATCGATTACCTCTGCGCCTGCTGCAATACTGACATATGGTCCTATCACGCTTCTTTCGATTTTAGCGTCAGGTGCAATATAAACCGGCGGTACAATAACCGAATCATGATATTCATCCTTGTGAAATTCTCCGCTAAGCTTACCTAACAAATAGCGATTCGTAAGTAATAATGCATCTATTTTACCACAATCTTCCCAGACTTCTAGGGTAAATGCATTAAATTTTGCTTTCTCTTCGATCATTATTGAGATAGCGTCTGCCAGAAAATATTCACCGCCCAACTGAATGTTACGTTCCACCTGTTTATTGATAGCGCTAAAGAGCCATTCGCTTTTTTTAAAGTAGTAAATCCCTACTACCGCAAGGTTGGAAACAAAGGTTGTAGGTTTTTCTACCAACCGGGTGATAATTCCATGTTCATCCAGTTCAGTGACCCCAAAGCGACTGGGGTCTTCCACCCCTTTGGTATAAATGACACCATCGGTTGAAAGGTTCTTTAAGAGACTCAAGTCGGTTTTGAAGATTGTATCGGCGAATATAATTAGCACATCGCCCTGTATATAATCTTGCGCCAAGTTCACCGCATGTGCTTGTCCCAGCATTTCCGACTGAACTATATAGCGAGCTTTATACTGCGGATAATTTTTTGATACATACTTTTCAATCTGATCACCGAGATAACCGACAATGAAAATAATTTCTTCAACATCAAGTATAGCCAACTCATCAAGAATATGACCTAGTACGGGTTTGCCGGCTACAGTTACCAGCGGCTTGGGTTTGCTGAAGGTATGTGGTCTGAGACGTGTACCAAGACCTGCCAGCGGAATGATGATTTTCATAAGAGTAAATATCTCCGATAGCTTGTGATTAATATAATAATGACATCAGACACGAACTGGCTTAGTCATCTTCCCAATCCAAAGAGCGCTCTACCGCTCTTTTCCAAGTACGGTAGAATTTGTTGCGCTTTTCTTCATCGATCTGGCTTTCAAACTCGCGGTCTACTTTCCATAGCCGCGCAATTTCGCTCTGAGAATCCCAATAGTTTACGGTCAACCCTGCTAGGAAA contains:
- a CDS encoding sugar phosphate nucleotidyltransferase; translated protein: MKIIIPLAGLGTRLRPHTFSKPKPLVTVAGKPVLGHILDELAILDVEEIIFIVGYLGDQIEKYVSKNYPQYKARYIVQSEMLGQAHAVNLAQDYIQGDVLIIFADTIFKTDLSLLKNLSTDGVIYTKGVEDPSRFGVTELDEHGIITRLVEKPTTFVSNLAVVGIYYFKKSEWLFSAINKQVERNIQLGGEYFLADAISIMIEEKAKFNAFTLEVWEDCGKIDALLLTNRYLLGKLSGEFHKDEYHDSVIVPPVYIAPDAKIERSVIGPYVSIAAGAEVIDSILRDCIINEKAVVKASTLSNSVIGSNASVAGTFHHLNVGDNSEIDYGE